One segment of Neodiprion fabricii isolate iyNeoFabr1 chromosome 1, iyNeoFabr1.1, whole genome shotgun sequence DNA contains the following:
- the LOC124179696 gene encoding peroxidase-like has translation MGSRKRLAGVFAIIFIAQASATVDDFLNLTPSGNSVPRRTESRKSRYVSYAGDNVPLLFPISSHNIFFGQTPVIYQPYGAATGEVVGNSQPNQSSQQSQATCGDRFNGVCEKSRYRTFDGSCNNPYNPTWGQANTRYARLLPSNYADGIHEPTRSVSGNSLPLSREVSLVLFPDVKVEDKMWTLANMQWGQIVTHDMAMIDGSTQSKAHPTRCCTDDGQFLTSALNSPLCYPIVVPPNDPVHAPSGTKCLNFVRSTTDLDRGCSSLNEPAEQLTTVTGWLDLSIVYGSDDQTAASLRAGIGGRLNVDVRNGREWPPAALNKSAICDVESDAEICYRTGDARANQNPQLTVMQIMLLREHNRIADVLAHLNPHWTDEIVFQEARRIAIAQHQYITYYEWLPIFLGVENSLCHKIIYDTNGYVDDYSPSINPSILNEHSNAAFRYFHSLIAGRLQLVNEHRFAFTYNSLRLSDHFNQPGVIEQGDNMNDLIRGLGTQPEEASDQYFTSEVTQFLFRAGKTFGSDLRATDIQRGRDHGLASYNQVRQYCGLPKARRWADFTDYISPENVKKLAQLYETPDDVDLTVGGSLESHVNGALAGPTFVCILLEQFYRTRAGDRFWFESSDQDVAFTPEQLTEIRKSSISKLFCDNGDNIKLMQPRGFEIVSEQNPLIKCNDLPGIDLSLWRAVDPRYRERHYRPHVFRQ, from the exons ATGGGGAGCAGAAAAAGGCTCGCCGGCGTCTTCGCTATAATTTTTATAGCTCAAGCATCGGCGACGGTTGACGATTTCCTGAACTTGACACCGAGCGGCAATTCAGTTCCAAGACGAACAG AGTCAAGGAAGAGTCGTTACGTCAGCTATGCAGGTGATAACGTACCGTTGCTTTTCCCAATCTCGTCGCACAACATCTTTTTTGGACAAACTCCGGTAATCTATCAACC GTACGGCGCTGCAACAGGAGAAGTCGTTGGCAATAGTCAGCCGAATCAATCCAGCCAACAGAGCCAAGCGACCTGCGGCGATAGATTCAACGGTGTCTGTGAAAAATCGAGGTACAGGACCTTCGACGGGTCCTGCAATAATCCTTACAACCCAACTTGGGGCCAGGCAAATACCCGGTACGCTCGACTCCTGCCCTCCAATTACGCCGACG GAATTCACGAGCCGACCCGCTCCGTTAGCGGAAACAGTCTTCCTCTCTCCCGGGAGGTCAGCCTCGTTCTCTTCCCGGACGTCAAGGTGGAGGACAAGATGTGGACGCTGGCGAACATGCAGTGGGGCCAAATCGTCACCCACGACATGGCCATGATCGACGGATCCACGCAGTCCA AGGCCCATCCAACGAGATGCTGCACCGACGATGGCCAGTTCCTGACCTCAGCCCTCAACAGCCCCCTTTGCTACCCCATCGTCGTACCGCCCAACGACCCTGTTCACGCTCCATCCGGAACAAAGTGCTTAAACTTTGTTCGTAGTACGACTGACCTCGACCGTGGATGCTCCTCGTTGAACGAGCCTGCGGAACAG TTGACCACCGTCACGGGTTGGCTTGACCTCTCCATTGTCTACGGATCGGACGATCAGACCGCGGCCAGTCTTCGGGCCGGTATCGGAGGTCGTCTCAACGTCGACGTTCGCAACGGCAGAGAATGGCCACCGGCGGCACTGAACAAGAGCGCGATTTGCGACGTGGAGAGCGACGCCGAGATCTGCTACCGAACAG GAGACGCCAGGGCGAATCAAAATCCTCAGCTGACGGTTATGCAGATAATGCTCCTCAGGGAGCATAATCGAATCGCTGACGTACTCGCTCATCTCAATCCCCACTGGACCGATGAGATAGTTTTCCAAGAAGCCAGACGCATCGCGATTGCTCAGCATCAGTACATCACCTACTACGAGTGGCTGCCAATTTTCTTAG gGGTCGAGAACTCGCTGTGccataaaataatttacgacACGAACGGATACGTCGATGATTATTCACCCTCGATAAACCCGAGCATACTAAACGAGCACTCGAATGCCGCATTCAGATACTTCCATTCGTTGATTGCTGGAAGACTTCA GTTGGTGAACGAGCACAGATTCGCTTTCACGTACAACAGCCTGCGGCTCAGTGACCACTTCAATCAACCCGGAGTCATAGAGCAGGGCGACAATATGAACGACCTTATCCGCGGTCTCGGAACGCAGCCCGAAGAAGCAAGTGACCAATATTTTACCAGCGAG GTAACCCAATTCCTGTTCCGTGCTGGAAAAACCTTCGGCTCTGACCTCCGAGCCACCGATATTCAGAGGGGCAGAGACCACGGGCTCGCTTCTTACAACCAGGTCCGTCAATACTGCGGATTGCCGAAAGCACGTCGGTGGGCTGACTTCACTGACTACATATCGCCGGAG aACGTCAAGAAGTTGGCTCAGCTCTATGAGACTCCCGATGACGTTGATCTGACGGTTGGAGGTTCCCTGGAATCGCACGTGAACGGAGCGTTGGCGGGTCCAACCTTCGTCTGCATTCTTCTCGAACAATTCTACCGCACAAGAGCCGGAGACAGATTCTGGTTCGAGTCGTCTGATCAGGACGTCGCCTTTACACCTG AGCAACTAACCGAGATACGAAAGAGCAGCATATCGAAATTATTCTGCGACAACGGGGATAATATAAAACTGATGCAGCCCAGAGGCTTTGAAATCGTTTCGGAACA gaatcCTCTCATCAAGTGCAACGACTTGCCTGGCATCGATCTTTCGCTCTGGAGGGCCGTCGATCCTCGATACCGCGAAAGACATTACCGCCCGCATGTTTTCAGACAATAG
- the LOC124179644 gene encoding uncharacterized protein LOC124179644: protein MCQYPIIGVLILLLGHISASLASYEDLSSLEVSDASSSASASYEAKEYQDDYKAAPVYRRNTENSYEDGVPLVLPQLDDTVAYWESIYGTDDVPEFEEPPVIEGETIFMDMDDLVEDEDPETIQVKRNASPPRGLGEDFVVSRPSGDADYQTRMASTNRPEFYDAKSLGDSESSTALKTDKDGQVYGSEDSASAVFSSSFNHGVKSTQRSESSSAVGMRASLDIDNEMESALESPEAFRAPWEARSIRSNMQIEPLGNSKRKIMQAKKDLVSLAASGASEAEIAEAMQRTVEAKQDLIDSVIFSTISTVQSRKAFVDSLATDTHQRKCCSTTTRSQSRSRNSSRSVLNSTHKRIQAKKDLLDSITSPRTESVDGDDQELGSAPIDFGLNSFWTENYQGNSQINSNVESHGSLQSTLDLNLKVLQAKGELIRTIAEGGSQEEIDVAIVKTLEAKKDLLESVVSIGTQAVDNGATLSTVLDIGLDNLLNEDDQVISLVITNRESHISFQTVLELKRKLIRSKRNLIRIAAARGSKSELIDALVKTLAAKRDLLNSILPAELVNLGNEEESASPSICFGLDTILNSDHQQNGQISANIRSSLDSRKQLIQAQGNCIKTALTGGKQSELNNAFLEILEAKRDLLNSVLATGAQTVDNGETISVVLDIGFDSLLNEDDDVISKVVAHLQSRLSLQTVLQLKQKLIEAKGNLIRTVAARDTKLELTEALFKTLAAKKDLLNSISLVNFDDSEKSASSSIDLGLDTILSSDYQQNGKILADFHSILDSKKKLIQAKGNLIETAVAGGNQPGLNNSFLETLNAKQDLVDSMISPSGKTGVDNEKDSTSGAIDLGLDSFSNENDQAAAPILLNLRPQSSYQSRLDAKRKRIDAKKNSSYKTTCENGRADLSEVVTKTPNSKQELLDTTRSTGTCRATKKYSNAVRKSTMDSSSNRSFKNEGKIVHASRQKNQASRQSVSNSKRKIIQATKNLIQPIIAGGSETEFSEAFRKTLDAKKELLDSATSTRVEIANNARDSCRADSLQSLINLKRKLIQTKKGLLDTVTTGNNAAKVNDALIKALNAKEDLIDSIISQNDGDLVPGLTIQSEVDASSTLRDLNLSGKLNSQTEVTGETTTIQNEENSVQSTSTGSNSIIVEGEIGISSSSNSINRGNDMSTNVNKKIQTDDQDAGDLQGSLSIGYNEDNFSASTGSLELSGKLSGEVEITGGTTKIQGEGRLIQASSSGSSNVAVEGEIGISSSSNAINQGNGTSLNVNNNIQTDGQALSDLQGSLTIDYSRNDYSTSSGSCELSGELDDEVEITGGTTNIQGEGYLIQSSSSGSSNIAVEGEIGIPSSSSAVNQGNNISLSVNKNIQTDGQASSDLQGSLTIKGEGRLIQTSSSESSNIAVEGEIGISSSSNAGNQGNGISLSVQENIQTDGQASSDSQGSLAIGYTGNDFSTSSGSNELSGELDDDVEVTGGMTKIQGQGRLIQTSSSGSSNIAVRGEIGISSSSNISNQENGISLSVNKNIQTDGQTSSDLQGSLTMGYSRNDSLTSSESCELSGEVDGKLGNTSGTTKIENRGSSLQSSITGASSVGVSSSSSFVESSSQISLTANKEIKTNAQISRNLHTNLATKQNGGTSEALKEEAVNVVMQESLENASSSSENSGKKVSEPTNVEIASSSSSELSGSFNTKNHSSTNTATSNSGIESSVELGSSFEAKTEGGSQLIDSECALGQCGVSGKLHVNLNAGSAINVQSEIFPAVCLAEPTLSLNLQDEDQILHNTEIELQEDVEQQELIQEGNNEYADEHVESMPDTNGQLLTSDNDNQSNIGRTYYGENTQYSTGGGIFSNAHHRLINLDVNCTGKTAFMNPECQQLNANLGHPRDSSMSITLRTVKTYLSHGQELAQEMQNRAKWLCEEGFIPKLHTPAMLHLLNSLATENTVEISQKSEFSLFGTKLLQRRLSSDFDVTPNTFLEFLQHHAFRVIGTGLCYVRPKRCPTNQMYRTFDGSCNNQKHPTWGQTNTAFARVLQSRYSDGVHEPPKSVTGEDLPNPRLLSVQCFSQNGVSDRRLTLAVAQWGQLLAHDTAMQTPDQTAKGGIRCCADGKQLSKSLQHHSCLPIEIPKNDEFYSRFGSECMEFVRSMTVSREDCSLGPAEQINTVSSYLDASQLYGSDKETADRLRAFEGGRLKVSIRRGRELPPVMTNRSRYCDVMSPSEVCYLAGDVRVNQVPHLTALQICLLREHNRIADELQRLNPHWEDERVFQETRKIVIAEYQHITYSEWLPVVIGKKYCQRYGLTPRNQGGMSRAYDPRVRATTINGFTTAAYRSFHSMLDGHIHLCPASREISHTLRLSNHYFRPQVIERNDNLDDLIRGLVTQPMQKSDINFDPEITEYLFRSRSEFGLDLESLDIQRGRDHGIPGYNRYREICGLTYATDFDDLRREIPLENINKLKKVYAHVDDIDLIVGAVMERKPPGSILGPIVRCLLGEQFYRSRIGDRYFYDNADQPHSFTPEQFEEIKKASLARLLCDTGDNIEEIQPEPFRLIAFNNPLTSCSALPRLDLSLWQETECS, encoded by the exons ATGTGCCAATACCCGATTATTGGCGTATTGATATTGCTCTTGGGGCACATCAGCGCGAGTCTAGCCTCGTACGAAGACTTGAGTTCCCTCGAGGTCTCTGACGCATCCTCGTCGGCAAGCGCCTCTTATGAGGCCAAGGAGTATCAGGACGATTACAAAGCGGCGCCGGTGTATCGAAGAAACACCGAGAACTCGTACGAGGATGGAGTCCCATTGGTCCTGCCCCAACTGGACGACACGGTGGCGTACTGGGAATCCATTTACGGAACTGACGACGTCCCGGAATTTGAGGAGCCGCCGGTGATCGAGGGTGAGACGATTTTCATGGACATGGACGACCTGGTGGAGGATGAAGACCCGGAAACGATCCAAGTGAAGCGCAACGCTTCGCCACCGAGAGGGCTTGGAGAAGATTTCGTAGTATCTCGACCCTCCGGGGACGCCGACTATCAGACTCGAATGGCGAGCACTAACCGGCCGGAATTTTACGATGCGAAGTCTCTGGGGGACTCTGAGAGTTCAACGGCGCTCAAGACCGATAAAGACGGGCAGGTTTATGGGTCTGAGGATTCCGCGAGTGCGGTTTTTTCGTCGAGTTTTAATCACGGCGTGAAAAGCACCCAGCGATCGGAGTCGAGCAGTGCGGTTGGTATGAGGGCTTCGCTTGATATTGATAATGAAATGGAAAGTGCTTTGGAGTCTCCAGAGGCGTTTCGAGCTCCCTGGGAAGCCAGGTCGATTAGATCGAACATGCAAATCGAACCGTTGGGAAATTCTAAGCGGAAGATCATGCAGGCGAAGAAGGACCTTGTCAGTTTAGCTGCCTCAGGCGCCAGCGAGGCAGAAATAGCTGAAGCTATGCAGAGGACAGTCGAGGCCAAGCAGGACCTCATTGATTCGGTAATATTTTCGACTATCAGCACGGTGCAGAGCAGAAAGGCATTTGTTGACTCTCTCGCGACAGACACTCATCAACGAAAATGTTGTTCGACTACAACCAGATCGCAGAGCAGGAGCAGAAACTCGTCTCGATCGGTTTTAAATTCTACGCATAAAAGAATTCAGGCGAAAAAAGATCTGCTCGATTCAATAACATCCCCGCGAACAGAAAGTGTGGACGGTGACGATCAAGAATTAGGTTCCGCCCCCATTGATTTCGGGTTGAACAGTTTTTGGACAGAAAATTATCAGGGAAATAGTCAAATTAATAGTAATGTCGAGTCACATGGATCCCTTCAGTCCACTCTAGACTTAAATCTAAAAGTACTTCAGGCGAAAGGGGAGTTGATTCGCACAATAGCTGAGGGAGGTAGTCAAGAGGAAATTGATGTTGCGATAGTCAAAACACTCGAGGCGAAAAAAGACCTCCTGGAATCAGTGGTGTCTATTGGAACACAGGCTGTTGACAACGGAGCAACACTTTCGACTGTGTTGGACATCGGATTGGACAATTTGTTGAACGAAGATGACCAAGTAATTAGTCTAGTTATTACTAATCGCGAATCTCATATCtcatttcaaacagttttagAATTAAAGCGGAAACTGATTAGATCAAAAAGGAACTTGATCCGTATAGCTGCTGCAAGAGGCAGTAAATCGGAATTAATTGACGCACTAGTTAAGACGCTTGCTGCTAAAAGAGATCTCCTCAATTCAATCCTACCTGCTGAATTAGTGAACCTCGGGAATGAAGAAGAATCAGCTTCTCCTAGTATTTGTTTTGGATTAGATACGATTTTAAATAGTGATCACCAACAAAATGGTCAAATTTCTGCCAATATTCGGTCCAGTTTAGATTCGAGAAAACAATTGATTCAAGCACAAGGGAATTGCATTAAAACAGCTCTGACGGGAGGAAAGCAATCGGAGTTGAACAATGCGTTCTTGGAAATACTCGAAGCGAAAAGAGACCTACTGAACTCTGTGCTGGCTACCGGAGCACAGACTGTTGACAACGGAGAGACGATTTCCGTGGTGTTGGACATTGGATTTGATAGTTTATTGAATGAAGATGACGACGTAATTAGTAAGGTTGTTGCTCATCTCCAATCTCGTCTCTCACTTCAAACGGTTTTACAGTTGAAGCAAAAACTAATTGAAGCGAAAGGGAATTTGATACGTACAGTTGCTGCAAGAGACACTAAATTAGAGTTAACTGAAGCGCTTTTCAAAACGCTTGCTGCCAAAAAGGATCTTCTCAATTCGATAAGCTTGGTGAACTTTGACGATAGCGAAAAATCAGCTTCTTCTAGTATTGATCTCGGATTAGATACTATTTTGAGTAGCGATTATCAACaaaatggtaaaattttgGCCGATTTTCACTCCATTttagattcgaaaaaaaaactaattcaaGCAAAGGGGAATTTGATTGAAACTGCTGTGGCTGGCGGCAATCAACCGGGATTGAATAATTCGTTTTTGGAAACACTAAATGCGAAGCAAGATCTAGTTGATTCAATGATATCACCCTCAGGCAAGACAGGCGTTGATAACGAAAAAGACTCCACTTCTGGTGCAATAGATCTTGGACTGGATAGTTTTTCGAACGAGAATGATCAGGCAGCTGCTCCAATTTTATTAAATCTCCGACCTCAATCCTCATATCAGTCAAGGTTAGACGCTAAGCGAAAAAGAATCGACGCAAAAAAGAATTCGAGTTATAAAACTACATGTGAAAATGGTAGAGCAGATTTGTCCGAAGTAGTTACGAAAACACCCAATTCTAAGCAGGAGCTGCTTGACACGACGCGATCTACTGGAACGTGTCGTGCTACTAAAAAATACTCCAACGCCGTTCGAAAGTCTACAATGGATAGTTCGTCGAACAGAAGTTTTAAAAACGAGGGAAAAATTGTACACGCAAGTcgtcaaaaaaatcaagcatCACGGCAATCGGTATCGAATTCTaagcgaaaaataattcaagcgACGAAGAATTTAATTCAGCCAATCATTGCCGGTGGTTCTGAAACAGAATTTAGTGAAGCGTTCAGGAAAACGCTTGATGCTAAAAAAGAGCTTCTGGATTCGGCCACATCAACTAGAGTCGAGATAGCTAATAATGCGAGGGACTCGTGTCGTGCGGATTCCCTACAATCACtcataaatttgaagagaaaattaattcagaCGAAAAAGGGTCTGCTTGACACAGTCACGACAGGAAATAATGCAGCCAAGGTCAATGACGCACTTATTAAAGCACTCAATGCCAAGGAAGACCTAATTGATTCGATAATATCACAAAACGATGGCGATTTAGTACCGGGTTTGACAATTCAGAGTGAAGTTGATGCCTCGTCAACTTTGAGGGACCTTAACTTATCTGGGAAATTGAATAGCCAAACGGAAGTTACTGGTGAAACAACGACAATTCAAAATGAGGAAAACTCTGTTCAATCGACTTCAACTGGATCTAACAGCATTATTGTTGAAGGAGAAATTGGAATATCGAGTTCTTCGAATAGTATTAATCGTGGTAACGATATGTCGACGAATGTGAacaagaaaattcaaactgaTGACCAGGACGCGGGCGATTTACAAGGAAGTCTGTCGATTGGCTATAATGAAGACAATTTTTCGGCGAGCACAGGAAGCCTTGAGTTGTCAGGGAAATTGAGTGGCGAAGTGGAAATTACTGGTGGAACCACGAAAATTCAAGGCGAAGGACGCCTTATTCAGGCGTCATCAAGCGGATCGAGCAACGTTGCTGTTGAAGGAGAAATCGGAATATCAAGTTCTTCGAATGCCATCAATCAAGGAAACGGCACCTCTCTAAATGTGAACAACAACATTCAAACGGACGGTCAGGCCTTGAGCGACTTACAAGGGAGTCTGACCATAGACTACAGCAGAAATGACTATTCGACAAGTTCGGGAAGCTGTGAGTTGTCTGGGGAATTAGACGATGAAGTGGAAATCACTGGTGGAACGACGAATATTCAAGGTGAAGGATACCTTATTCAGTCGTCATCAAGCGGATCGAGCAACATTGCTGTTGAGGGAGAAATCGGAATACCAAGTTCTTCCAGTGCCGTCAATCAAGGCAACAACATATCTTTAAGTGTGAACAAGAATATTCAAACAGACGGTCAGGCCTCGAGCGACTTACAAGGGAGTCTGACAATA AAAGGCGAAGGACGCCTTATTCAGACGTCATCAAGTGAATCGAGCAACATTGCTGTTGAGGGAGAAATCGGAATATCAAGTTCTTCGAATGCCGGCAATCAAGGAAACGGCATATCTCTGAGTGTGCAGGAGAATATTCAAACGGACGGTCAGGCCTCGAGCGATTCACAAGGGAGTCTGGCAATAGGATACACCGGAAATGACTTTTCGACAAGCTCAGGAAGTAATGAGTTGTCTGGGGAATTAGACGATGACGTGGAAGTTACCGGTGGAATGACCAAAATTCAAGGTCAAGGACGCCTTATTCAGACGTCATCAAGTGGATCCAGCAACATTGCTGTTCGGGGAGAAATTGGAATATCAAGTTCTTCGAATATTAGCAATCAAGAAAACGGCATCTCTCTGAGTGTGAACAAGAACATTCAAACAGACGGTCAGACCTCGAGCGACTTACAAGGGAGTCTGACAATGGGCTACAGCAGAAATGACTCTTTGACAAGTTCGGAAAGCTGTGAGTTGTCTGGGGAAGTAGACGGAAAATTGGGAAATACCAGCGGAacgacgaaaattgaaaatcgaggAAGTTCTCTTCAGTCGTCTATAACTGGCGCCAGCAGTGTCGGTGTGTCGAGTTCTTCGAGTTTTGTTGAAAGTTCAAGTCAGATATCGCTAACTGCGAACAAGGAAATTAAGACTAACGCGCAAATTTCCAGAAATCTGCATACAAATTTGGCAACAAAACAAAATGGAGGTACTAGCGAAGCGCTCAAAGAAGAAGCGGTGAACGTGGTGATGCAAGAAAGTCTGGAAAATGCAAGTTCTTCAAGTGAAAACTCTGGAAAAAAGGTCAGTGAGCCAACGAACGTAGAAATTGCGAGCAGTAGCAGTAGCGAACTCTCTGGTTCTTTCAACACCAAAAATCATTCATCAACCAACACAGCTACAAGTAATTCAGGAATCGAATCGTCAGTTGAATTGGGAAGCTCGTTTGAAGCGAAAACGGAAGGTGGCTCGCAATTAATTGATTCAGAATGCGCGTTGGGACAATGCGGAGTAAGCGGAAAATTGCACGTCAACTTGAACGCTGGGAGTGCAATCAACGTCCAAAGTGAGATCTTCCCAGCGGTGTGTCTTGCAGAGCCCACACTCTCACTGAATCTCCAAGATGAGgatcaaattttacacaataCCGAAATCGAATTGCAAGAAGACGTGGAGCAGCAGGAATTGATCCAAGAAGGAAACAACGAATATGCTGACGAACATGTTGAATCAATGCCGGACACTAACGGACAGCTGCTCACTAGCGACAACGATAATCAATCGAACATTGGCCGAACGTATTACGGAGAG AATACACAATACTCCACAGGTGGTGGCATTTTTTCCAACGCTCATCACCGCCTCATAAACTTGGACGTGAACTGCACTGGAAAAACTGCGTTCATGAACCCCGAGTGTCAGCAGTTGAACGCAAACCTGGGACATCCACGAG ATTCAAGCATGTCAATCACCCTCCGAACCGTCAAAACGTACTTAAGCCACGGACAAGAGCTTGCGCAAGAAATGCAGAATCGTGCTAAGTGGCTCTGCGAAGAAGGTTTCATCCCAAAACTTCATACACCGGCGATGCTTCACCTCCTCAACAGCTTGGCAACTGAAAATACGGTGGAAATCAGTCAAAAGTCAGAGTTCTCTTTGTTTGGTACAAAACTTCTGCAACGTAGACTATCCTCAGA TTTCGATGTGACGCCAAACACTTTCCTCGAATTCCTCCAGCATCACGCGTTCCGCGTGATTGGAACCGGGCTTTGCTACGTTCGTCCAAAACGCTGTCCGACTAACCAGATGTACAGAACTTTCGATGGGTCCTGCAACAACCAGAAACACCCCACTTGGGGACAGACTAATACAGCATTCGCCAGGGTTCTTCAATCCCGCTATTCTGACG GAGTACATGAACCGCCGAAGAGTGTCACTGGAGAGGATTTGCCGAATCCACGCCTGCTGAGTGTTCAGTGCTTTTCGCAAAACGGCGTAAGCGATCGAAGACTGACTTTAGCCGTTGCTCAGTGGGGTCAATTGCTCGCACACGATACGGCTATGCAGACGCCCGACCAAACCG CCAAGGGTGGGATACGGTGTTGCGCTGATGGTAAACAGCTCTCCAAAAGTCTGCAGCATCACTCTTGTCTCCCGATAGAAATACCGAAGAATGACGAATTTTATTCACGATTTGGAAGTGAGTGCATGGAGTTCGTGAGGTCGATGACAGTTTCGAGGGAGGATTGCAGTCTAGGACCAGCCGAGCAA ATTAACACGGTGTCCAGCTATTTGGACGCTTCGCAGCTCTACGGATCGGACAAGGAAACTGCCGATCGGCTCAGAGCCTTCGAAGGAGGTAGACTGAAGGTGTCCATTAGACGGGGGCGCGAACTTCCACCCGTAATGACGAATCGTTCACGCTATTGCGATGTAATGAGTCCATCGGAGGTCTGTTATCTAGCAG GAGATGTCCGGGTAAATCAAGTCCCTCATCTGACTGCATTGCAAATATGTCTTCTGAGGGAGCACAACAGAATAGCGGACGAGTTGCAGCGCCTGAATCCGCACTGGGAAGATGAACGCGTATTTCAGGAGACCAGGAAAATCGTGATCGCTGAGTACCAGCACATCACTTACAGCGAGTGGCTTCCAGTTGTAATCG GAAAGAAGTATTGCCAGAGATACGGACTGACGCCACGAAACCAGGGCGGGATGTCGCGGGCTTATGATCCACGTGTCAGAGCAACGACGATCAACGGCTTCACCACGGCAGCTTATCGCTCATTCCACTCGATGTTGGACGGACATATCCA TCTCTGCCCGGCAAGCAGGGAGATATCGCACACTCTCCGTCTGAGCAACCATTACTTCCGTCCTCAGGTCATAGAGCGAAATGACAATCTGGATGATCTAATTAGAGGACTGGTAACTCAGCCGATGCAAAAATCCGACATCAATTTCGACCCTGAG ATTACCGAATATTTATTTCGGTCAAGGAGCGAGTTTGGCCTGGATTTGGAATCGCTCGATATCCAGCGTGGCAGAGACCATGGCATTCCAGGTTACAATCGTTATCGTGAAATATGCGGACTGACATATGCGACCGACTTCGACGATCTACGCCGGGAAATTCCGCTCGAA AACATCAACAAGCTGAAAAAAGTCTACGCTCACGTAGACGATATCGATTTGATAGTCGGTGCAGTGATGGAGAGAAAACCTCCTGGTAGCATTCTTGGTCCTATTGTCAGATGCCTCCTTGGCGAGCAATTCTACAGGAGTAGAATCGGCGACAGATATTTTTATGACAATGCCGATCAGCCGCATTCCTTTACTCCAG AGCAATTCGAGGAAATCAAGAAGGCATCCCTTGCCAGACTTTTATGTGACACAGGTGATAATATAGAAGAAATTCAACCAGAACCTTTCAGATTAATTGCATTCAACAATCCTCTGACATCCTGCTCTGCTCTGCCACGACTTGATCTTTCTCTGTGGCAAGAGACAGAGTGCAGTTAG